AACCTAAATCTATTCTAAAATATAATCGAACCATGGCATGACCCTaagtgtaaatttttttaattgaaaataccAAAATTATGTTTGAATCATGGTTTAAGATGGTTTCACATTATATGGTATGGTTACTCTATAtgtttagaaagattgttcttAAAAAATAACAGTACTGTAACCATCATTTTACCATAGTTTTTCAAATCTTTAAATTGATAGTTTGGTATagtttaaaatttttgttttatCATTCTATTCctacataatatataaaattttaattatataacttGAATGTTATATATTTATAAGGCATATTTAGTgattaattagaaaaataaaatgtctttaattattataataatattatttataaattaatattttatttaaataaatatttttaaattatttttatatttaaaacaataataaataatattttaataatttttatatttattttatcataatataccatctaataaaaaaaattattaaactatcttatatcctatattttttttaaacatgTTAACGATCACAATCAaattatacaataaaaacaaaataacgCGATAAACTTTTTATACATTGAAAATtaacaatatttttatataaatattaaaaatatttaatgaaaATGGTGATGAATTTGAATTCAAGATCTCGATTTCTTGAATTTGGATTGAAATCTAGATTTTTTAGATTACGACACATGCAGTGGAGCAATCGCCATACACTATATGAATATAGTAGAAGATAGATCTCCGGATTTGTGAATATTTGCTTTATtctatgatgatgatgatgaatagCATACAAAGACAAAGTTACGTTTGTACATCTCCACAGGTCCCCCCCTCACATTAATATTACATCCAGTCTATACCTCGTATAATTAGACTCCATAATATTTAATatcttaaaaattataaaaaaatataattgaatGAGATTCACTTTGAAGATCATAAGAGCGCTGAACGTATTATTAAGCTAACGGAGCAACAGAAATTAaatcctaataataataataataataataattaaaagagccAAAACTAATAATTCGAGCTACGTATGCCGCGGTATAATTATACATACGGTAATGACACGGAAAAGAAgtaacagagagagagagagagagaggtggggaCAAGACGTCGAGACGAGTCACACAACAGTAAGCCAACAACATCCCAATAACAAAACCGACTTCCGATTCCTTTCCCCATCACGCTCTCTTTTCGTCTTCTCTTCTTTCGATatacagtttttttttttctccccttTCTCTTTCTGGAATGGAAGATTCTTTCTCTCTCTAGATTCTCTCTTCTTTTGTTCTCCTCCATTCATACTCTAGTTTTTGATCGATTCTCATAATTGTAATTCAATCACATCTcaattcaaaaccctagctgCACCTGCCTCTCTTTCTCTGTCCTCGCATCTACTTTAACAGGTTTGTGATTTATCTGCCTCAATTCTTTTAGTTTGCTTTTCTCCTACCTGATTTTCATGTGTTATTTAGATCTGCATACAAATTGGAAGGATCTCTATTATTTGTTTGGTTTAACTGAAAATTGTTAACcctagtttttttctttttttttttttttctggattGTTTGATCGCTACTTGCTTCGATATCTGATGCCCGGATTGTGTAACCGGAAATCCTGGTGATAGCTAGTTGATTGATGCATTTGCTTATGCGGAAATAGAACTCTTATTCGGCTTAATTGGAAGTTTCTCTTTCGTTTGGATTTTAAGGTCTCTTGTGTGTTTATGATAGATTGATTTTAAAATGTATGCATATGCTAAGTAGACATGGAGCAGTAAATTTTTTATGATCATTTGAAACAAAAAGTAAATCTAAATTACTTGGTCGATGTCCATTTACGTGTTtgctaattaatttaaaattcagaAAGCGTTATTCAATGCATGGTAAGCGAAAATTTTCATTAGCTAGTTCTAGTTATAGAGGTGACTTAATAGTCACCCTCTAAAAAATACTAGGCCCGCTTGATCTGGCGATTCCAAAAATCACTGCTTGTTCCTATCTTCTTTTAAGATTGCTCCATGATCCCCAGCTATAGACTACAAACAGGGTATAATTGTGGGTGTGCAGGTAGAGAAGTGCCACGAGATGGCCATCTCCTACTTTTGCTTTTGTTATGTTCAGTGACAGTTCAAGAGTGATATCAACTTGGTTGAATTTTGCTTTATGTAgtccaaataatttacaaatatgACTCAAGATGTTCAACGGATTGGGATTTGTAGGTAGTGGCAATGTCAACTCCAGCAAGAAAGCGATTGATGAGAGATTTTAAGAGGTTGCAGCAAGATCCGCCTGCTGGGATAAGTGGAGCACCGCAAGACAACAACATAATGCTTTGGAATGCTGTGATTTTTGGGTAAGTTAATTTGTTTATATGTTTACGTTGtattcttttcatttttggttaaACTACTTATGATTTTTTTCCCTACTGTTTGGGTTGCAGTCCTGATGATACTCCTTGGGATGGAGGTGAGTAATATTTGCTCTAAAGCTTATGCTTGAGGAAGGGATGTTCCAAAAGGGTGAACTCATATGACTTGCAGCATGCTTGTTCTTAATTGTTGCATTTTGGATTTTTTTGGGCTTTGTTAGAGTATCATGTTGTGCTTCAGGTGTAATTTGTACTGTATTCATGCTCCTTTTTGTTGGATTTCACATGTCTAATTTATTTTTGTTGTTGGACTTTGAacattctttttcctttttcgtAAGCATTAGAAAAGTTCAATTACATTAAGATATTGCTTTGCATGCATGTTTAGATTTATCATTTTATTAGTGACAATTGAGCTTCCTGGtcttaaaaaacaaaaaattccCTCTTTAATGAAGTTGGATTGTTTTCTTGCCTATATAAGTCTTACATATGAAGTTGGTAAGAAATGATGTAACTGCATAGAATATTGAAAGACAATAGGCTTCTTATACATGACTATTTGAGATCAGCCAGCCACTCAAGGCATAAATCCCAGTGTGAGAGGAGTTGTTGTTGCTAGCACATCTCGAAGTTAATTGGCTTTATCATTAGTTTTGTGGAATTATGGTCCATCTTTTTACCCCATATTGATAGTTTGTTCTGTCCAACACATTAGAAACATCCTTTTGTTGTTAATACCCCATATATTTGAAGTTAAGGGTTTATGAGAATGGTACAGATGCATGCTTACATACTTACGTAGACTTTGGTTTCTTCCAAATGACCATAGGGCATGGAAGTTAGATAGGCCTTAAATTTAGAAAGAGGGCAGCTATTTTGTACTGCCAATGTTAACTTCTGACATGGAAGTCTTTTGTTATTCTTGTAGACTTGTTTTTCTGCGATATAAGTATAAAATTAGTCCATCCACAGAATTTAGATGGCCCTTACTGTTAGAAAATGGAAAGCCAGATAAGCCATTGTACCTATTAATCTTAAGCTTTATGATGGTCAAGTGATGTAAATTCAGGCTTTAATGTTTCTATCAGTGTTATGTATGTATGTGGTGCTTGTGCTTGCATGCTTTTATATGCAAGTCTTGCCTCCTAGATTTTACTAGTTTGATGATAATAAAGATAAAATTTCCTTTTACAACTTCAGCTGATGTGGGaggatatttaaaataaataaataaataaatagctaGATCAACCTTATTTAACCTTTGCAAGTTGTTCTCAATATGACTTTTTAAATATCTTTTTGTCTAGTTTGTGTGTGAAAAATGATACCGGATCAATTTGGAGTTGGGGAGTAAGAAGGTGTGTAGGGTTGGAAAATACAGATTTCACCATTTTGGAAAATGAAAGTAAAGGATACACTTAGATATCACCACTCCAAGGATACAGCAACACCATGTTGAAGGTAGAGTCTATGAATTCTTCCAACATGATGGCAACCAACCAAAGTGAATTAGAATTCAGGATGAGCTAGCATCTCTCAATTGTTCACAAACTCAAAATATATCTCCTATATCAATTGCATCAATTCATTTATGCTTGGAACATCCCTCCAAGTATGGGAGACACAATAATTCTAGTAGGACACGATAATTGTGTCTAGATAAAAGATAGATTTGATAAAAATCAAATCTGTCTTTTTTACATGTTATTGTTATTGCGCTAACCTAACTTAAGCATGGTGCACCAATATTATTTGATGAAAACAACACACTAGTTTGCTTGTGCTTGTGTCTTTGCTCGGTTACACCCCATATTCCAGTGCAAGTTGATGGGCGCGTTGTTATGCAAGGTATGGCTGCCTTCGTTAGCCTCCAATACATAATGGGCTTGGGATTGGACTTCTACTGGATGTGGATTTACTTCATTGGATTGCCCTTCAATTAACTCGATTGGGCTGAGAATTGGATATTGGCTGTCCACACTACCATCTACATCACAAAATATGTTTTGTTGGATGATCAATGTTGTTAGAGAGTTGCGCCTCAGGCAAAAGTAGCATAGGGCTCTAAGTCTCTAACCATAACACCTCTACTGGTGAAAGGCAGGTGACCTTTAAAAGGCACTTGCCTTATGGCCCTAGGCAAGCACCTAGTTCCAAGCGCAGTGCCCTAGAAAGGCACGCCTTCTTAATTTCCACCACATGCAAGAACTTCCATTGGCAACAGTCTATCATAGTATCATTAGACTTAGAATTTGTTGATCTACTGGAATTCGGTATCAATATGCCAAAAAGTTGTTGGAATTGTTGTCATTAGCAATGAAAAGTCGATAGAATCTCTTTGAACCACCACACTTGGGATCGCTGATCGCCCATATCTCCATTTTTAACACTCACACTCCTTTGATCCCTCTTCACATATCTTGTTTTCAATCTTCTCACATTATCTCTCTTATATTCACTTGATGTTGGACTCTTCTGTTTCTAGGTTATCTGaaattgccttttttttttttttttgaaacaccACTAACAGTACTATTTGAATCCTTCATTTCAGGATTTCCTGAAAATgcgttttttttaaaaaaaaaaaataacatgcTATTTCGGTCATTTATTTCTGGATTATTTGTCATTTGTTTCAGGGCTATCTAAAAGTACTTTttgtttttctctctcttttttttcctCTTTACTAACATCACCAATGGGGCTATTTGTCAAAGGAAACTGATCCTTAAGTTGTCTACTTGTGTAGTATCCTCAGCGCAATTGAAATGAATAGGGTAGTTTCTGCAATGTGCAAAAAAACTTAATTCTTTTGCTTCCTCCTTTTTATCTTTTTACATTAGCCTGTCTGTCGGGGTGTGTTCGTTGGAatcttttatttgtatatatctTTTATGACTAATATAATGCACATCTAAGAAAGCTTTCTTTTTGAGTTCCTTCAGGCACGTTCAAGTTGACTTTACAGTTTACTGAGGATTATCCAAACAAACCACCAACAGTGCGATTTGTATCTCGAATGTTCCATCCAAATAGTAAGTCAGAGTGGGAACTATCCTATTTAGTGTTCACCAATACATTTGATTATTACTTTGGCTGTTATTTCTGACCGAGTTTGTCCTTTTGATTATCATCAGTTTACGCAGATGGAAGTATCTGTTTGGATATTTTACAAAATCAGTGGAGTCCTATATATGATGTGGCTGCTATACTTACATCTATACAGGTACAGATGATGTTTTATTCCTATTGGTCGATATGAGGATTTTTTTGTGAATAAGACCTGTAATTTGAGCACTAATTTTGCTTGTATTACTAAGTTTTCATTCCTGAGCACAATGTGTATATGTATGCATTGAGAGAAGTGAAAGGTCTTGTAATTCCCACAAATAATTGATGGTGCCTTCGTTTTTTTTACAACATGTAGTGCCCTGCTGCATATGTAGGTTGTCTATTGCCCTGGATTCTTTAGCAATGGTTGATTCCTTCTCACATATTCATGCTAAACTTGTTGAATGAATCCAATCAACTTCCTAATGAACTTGTGGGAATCTTACCATATTCCACCAAGATTGTTGAAATTATGAGAGAGAATTTGATTctcattgtgcatgaattggtcaTTCCCAGGTCCCAGCTTTATGCTAGTATGTGTTGTGTACTTTCACAGATTTTCTAAGATTACTATGATCTGTTGTTTAGTaaagagaaaaagaataaaagGATTGTCAAACCTTTAAGTTTTGGCCTAAGAGTGATTAGAAATTGATTAAAAGTCCAGATGGTGAAATATTAGTAAAGGATGCATTCTATTGTGCCTAAGAACATCAAACTCTTGGTAAAATAATAGAACCATAAGAATCAAACCTAGTTTCAGGATAGCATGAAGGGTAAACATAATCTCTTTTGAGTTTTGAGTAACACAATTTTCACAAATGCATGTAGATATTGTAAAAGGAAAGGTGAATACTTCTGTTTATTTGACTATTATAATATGTTGGAACTTTGTTGCTGCATTGGACTTCAATTGATTTGATGTCATTTTAcatatgatttaaataaatgcATAAGGGATCAGGGATCAACTTCCTGACCAAAAATTTGTACTCGTGATGTCCCTAGACGTCTATGATCCACCCATTTTTCTGCATGATATGATGGCTTGCACCTTAATTAAATGTTCAAGTAGTAAAAAAGTTATTTTTAGCAATGTTTTAAATTAGTTTTCCCTTTCCAACGGAGctaatttcttttctttgactGATTATCACTGCACAATCTACATGATGACTGAGGTTATATATGTGATTATTGCAGTCATTGCTCTGTGACCCCAACCCCAATTCTCCTGCAAATTCAGAAGCAGCTCGCATGTTTAGTGAAAACAAGCGTGAGTACAACCGAAGAGTTAGGGAAATTGTGGAGCAGAGCTGGACGGCAGACTAATCTTGATGCTTTGGCGGGGCAGTCCAAGTGAATGTGAAGTTTGGAGGCATGGCATGTGACAagtatcatgtcctttaaaactgTTCTTGTGATATTATCGACTTTTATCCTGTACCCTTGGCTTCCCTCCCAATTATTGAATGTTAGGGTTATTTTGTCTCTGCTTTAATCTGACTTCCTCATTGCGTGTCTTTAGGCTTCATGTAAAATGGAAATTTGTGTATCAATTTGCATTGGATTGAATCTTGGTGCTTCAATAT
Above is a genomic segment from Hevea brasiliensis isolate MT/VB/25A 57/8 chromosome 17, ASM3005281v1, whole genome shotgun sequence containing:
- the LOC110662493 gene encoding ubiquitin-conjugating enzyme E2 2, which codes for MSTPARKRLMRDFKRLQQDPPAGISGAPQDNNIMLWNAVIFGPDDTPWDGGTFKLTLQFTEDYPNKPPTVRFVSRMFHPNIYADGSICLDILQNQWSPIYDVAAILTSIQSLLCDPNPNSPANSEAARMFSENKREYNRRVREIVEQSWTAD